gggtcaataaaaagttcaattgaataattttccttccttttgcattctagcctatcatgtaggttaattttacaataattacatccttccaaccaattacatcctatcaaccaatcacaaacgcagacccagtcACCAAGCTACGCTTCcttttaaagagttcagagagcagccatcttttttttcttttttaaaaacttgcagttttggtaaaaagttggatgaataaaggattgagtttggattcaatgtttgtgtgttctctatctaaaaacaggtcgctgagcaacagcataaaatgaccactactgcacttaaaatatttgtttttaatttgttcataattatcgatatcgatcaatatgattccTTTTTTATCAATATGGGGGTTTTTTTCAGTCCTACCTCTTACTACGCAGtgaaaaccacaaactttatcTCAATTTCTAACCAAGTGGTTGGGTCTTGGTTCTATATGTCAAAGAAAAGCAATTATTAGATAGATGTTTGCCAGGCTTGTATTCCTCATGATGCTTGGTTCCTTCAGATTATATTTTCAGCTTCATAATATTTATGttataatgtttaataaaaaaagttgacaTGTTAGTTCATGACGCAAGCAGGTAATTCATCCGAAGAAACACAGAACAGATCAGTCATAGTAAATATTTCTGCCCCTTTTCACAATTTGATTTCTTGGAACGTTGGTTGATCCTTAGCCATGCCTCTATGCAAAGGCAAACTGGATCAGTTTTCAGTGAGGCTCTGTGGACTTTTAATGGAAGAAATTAAGATGTGTTATTACTGGTGGAGGAGGttgaaagcaaaaaaagtaaaagctaTAGATATACAAGTGAAAATTGGCCGTTAGAGCCACTCAGTGGTGCAAATTATCTAACAGCAGCGCAGATTTTTGGACGTTACAAGAGAGCCCTCGCTATCTTTCCAAAGCATAAACTTGCTGCAAGAAATGCTCACACTGAGGGCAGCAGTGAATTtacatatgtttgtttttttccttttcagagcACATCACCCAGAGTATTGTAAAGTCTCACCTGGAAACGTGTCAGTACAGCGCCGATGACATGAAGAGATTCACCTGGGTACACTACACACCCGAAGAAACACGAGCTTTTCAAAACAAGGTACGCAAAGCAATGCAACGCTGTAGCCTCCAAGAACACTGGGTTTTCTAAATTTAAACACTTCTTTTAGCCAAAGGTTTACAACAGAGTTAGTGTCAAGATTCAGATGCATGTAGTTATGAGTATCGCCCGTATATAGGTGTTTTATAAGTCAAGGGTTTTCCAGGTTTCGCCCCTTGCAGCTGGAAAACTGTAAAATTGGATGTGATCTCATTCCAGAGCTGAGTTCCAGCTACTAAGGACAGTGGAAAAATAATGGCAACCACTGTAAGTGTAGACAGCACAGTACAGTTTAAGCACAGAACCTTGAGACAATTAAAAAGTGCTTGTGAGAGCAAACACTCGTTTTTACCACTCATCTGTTGAAGACGGAAATTAAGAATATCATGATACACCACACAGCTCTACAGATAGGTTGAGTCATTCATCCCGAAATCTGGGTTCCAACTTTGAAGATACTTTCGGGTTTATTTATAGACAATACAGCAGATCGGACAGATACCAGTCTTTACATCTACTCATCATACTATAAGTCCTAAACAAGGGCACCCTAAACTTGATTTAATACTCTTTCTGTGATCTCTTTTCAGTCGGCCGAGTGGATGTGGCAGCAGTGCGCACACCACATCACCAATGCCATCCAGTACGTGGTGGAGTTTGCCAAGCGCATAGCGGGCTTTATGGACCTGTGCCAGAACGATCAGATTATATTACTCAAAGCAGGTCAGTGTACATTCCAAAATATCcgctcatttttatttattttttttgtcacaaagtTAAATTCTTTCAAAGTCAACAAAGTTTTAATCTTGCTAATGGAAGTTCCTtccttcttgttttgtttttgtctccaaCCTTCTACCTCTGCCTGTtattttatattgtgtttttgaatATATTGTATTATTCATATGACCCTGCTCTAAACACTGGGGAGAAATACACAattctgaaaaacaaatttattcCTTCATAATCTCCTGCACATTAATGACATTGTTTGAaccttctttaaatgttttgggttaaaatcaaaataaacctTGTCGGATATATTTGTATGATCCTTTGCATTATTGGGCGGTTCAATTTTGTCTTGTATATGCTGTGCACTAATCTGACTCAAAATTGACAATTTGTTGtatgtttttgcatgtttggagTATTTTTTGGCGCCTTTCCTTGTCCTCCCTCTTCCTCTTTgtcctctccccctctctccatGTCTCGGTGTCTATTCCTCTGTTTCTGGCTACCTTTTTGTAGGCTGTCTGGAGGTCCTACTCATACGCATGTGCCGCGCCTTTAACAGCAACAACAGCACCATCTTCTTCAATGGAAAATTTGCCTCGGCTCCGTTCTTCAAAGCACTCGGTGAGGATCAGTTTGGGGAAGTTGTTGTGTAAGCATTGAAACACTCGCATAGTTAAGGCACATTCAGGACTCTGAAGTTGTACGTGTATTAGGTAAGCTGagggattgctttttttttaaatgctaaagaatactatatatatatatatatatatatatatatatatatatatatatacaggacaaaaaatgttttttttagttaataaaactattattatttttttctgttgcaagtctgtttaaatttttcaaCACAATTttcttaacaaaaagaaaaaaaacttgttttagttgCATTAGGTCAAACCTGGAAGAGACCAAATGTTTAGCTTGTGGTTCTCCCTTCAGTATCACCCTATGCTACATTGCCATCTAGTGGgagacataaaataaatatatattatgtgtTTTGGTCATGCAAGCACCTTGAGcacttttttcaaattttaagaTACAACCATAGAATTGATTTagttgggatttttatgtgaTGCCATAAAAAAGCCTTTCACGTACCTgtaaagcagaaggaaaaatgtTCAGACTTGCAGAAAGTCTCAATAAGATACCATGAGGTTCATAGTTATGTATGATAAAATAGTAAATGGTATAAATGCTTTTGGAAggtcagattaaaaaaaggaatcaaTTAACATAAAATAAGTTTTGATTAGTTTTTCCACTGTTTGCAGACACAAATGACTCATTTATTCCCTTTTACACTGGAAATCTAGCAGATTATATTTTAGTTCAGTTGTTACATTAAAAGGGCCTGGTGGAGATTCTAATTCTTATAAAGTGCACTGTGTTGTGCGTGCAGGGTGCGACGATCTGGTGAGCGCCGTGTTTGAGCTGGGAAAGGGACTCTGTCGTCTGCAGCTCTCAGATGAGGAGATGGCCCTGTTTAGCGCTGCTGTTCTTCTATCCCCTGGTAAccttttttattcatgttttatttacttttttttgctaCTGTTTCTCTGCCATGCAATCATTCATGGAAatgttgaataatttttttttatccattataTGAATTTCAAAGCAAACCATCACTGCATCTTTTATTTAGACATCTctaatgttgatttttatttatttttaaagattgtACAGCTTAATCTTATATTTGTCTGATTGTTCCTATTTGTCAGCCTTTCACTTATTCTGTGTtgaattgtattttaaaaaaaaaacttagtacACACTATAATCACCTCAATAATGGTTTTGGAGTAACTACTCAAAAATTATTGGTTTGAACTCATAGTAGTTAATCGCCTTTTAGAGAGAGATTTCAGCATTTCAGTCATACAATAACCTTTTGGTTAAGCGCATAAAGCAGCTGTCAAAGACATGAAATACACACTTAGCTTAATTTACAGTTGTGAATGTAAAATCAACAAGCTGAAGTGTATTTTTAATCTTTGCTTTAATAGATCGACACTGGCTGACAGAAGGTCAGAAGGTTCAGAAACTCCAAGAGAAGGTCTACCTGGCTCTGCAGCACAGTCTACAGAAGAACGGTGCCTCTGAGGAGAAACTGGACAAGGTAAACACACTCAATCAAACCAGCTTCCTTGACCTtttcacacataaaacacatttattggaTCTGAATTTTTGAAGGTTTGGTATATTGAAAAGTCACCAAAATGATCCCTGTGACTCttcttaaacaaatgtaaatctatTTTGCCATACAGGCAATATACGGTCATATTTAATGAATCAGAATattactgaaaagcttttttattgtaGTAACGCAATTCACTAAGTGAATTAATTAAGTAAACGGACAGATTATTTCtattaaaggaactatacctgaatttattagtgtctggttaagaaaaatgcattttacacaatgcattatGGGTTAAAAGACATCATTTGATAATAACAGTTAACTAAGTGAATTAGAGGTCAGGCTTTTTTGGTAGGAATAAGCAGAAAGTGGCGGACAACCCGGGGCGACTTTTCTCTCCCAATGGCCCAACAAGGTGCAAAGCCCTTGCTAAGCAGCTCCTCCGGCGTGTACACAACAGGGTAtataaacagaacagcatggcaTGCATGTACGTGCTGACCATTCAcatgagaaaatgtatttaccCAGGATGtagccatttatgtcaaagaaaatgaagaaaagtcccTCGACGAAGCCTTGCTTCCTCCAGAGGATTGCGCACAAGCTTGGGAGGCGTGTTTAAGACCAGGAGAAGGAAGGAGGGTTTGTCATTGTGAGAAAACTGTTGGGGGGCGGGGCTTACGGTTTAAACTTATCTGTTCTCCTCACTCAAGATTCAAATTTGTGCCTCatcaggtatagttcctttaattatgatgattttgcAGTGACTTGCTGTGGTGATCCCTAAATAaggaagcagctgaaaggaaCCTCTCTCATGATCATTTTCCCCTTACAGTTAATGAAAAGACAGCATtgaagattagaatattacattagaCCAATAgaagaacatttttaatgtgggcttaatgaaaagtatatttaatacTTGTTATATGACAAACGAGCCTGTTCGGAATGCATATGCTATTTCATTGAATATGACTATTGTTAGAAAAGTAGTGCAATCTCGTGGTAATTTTCTTATTCATGTGTTATTAGCCATGTTTTAACATACTAACATTGACTTTTTCTGCAGAGTTAATAAAAGAGTTGGGTCAAGGTGTAGGTagattttaatattaatatcaTACTGGCATTTTGATATAAGTATTGTAAATGCTTGAGTCACTAAGTCCCAAGTTTGAAAGATTCTTCATGCTAGGCTTGTGGGATTGCATTCTGTATACTTCAGTGTTTGAAATAACTATTTACGCACAGTTTAAACTCCCACCTTGGCTCATGGACGTTCTATTGTTTTCTGTTCCCCGCAGATGTTGTCCAAGCTGCCCGTAATGAAGTCAATCTGCAACCTACACGTTGATAAACTGGAGTTTTTCCGTCTGATCCACCCAGAGACTGCCTACAGCTTTCCACCGCTGTACCGGGAAGTGTTTGGCAGCGAGATGCCTCTGCCGGACTCCACCAACAGCTAGACAGAGGGACGAAAAACAAGAGAGATGAGGAGAGCGCATTAGAAAGTAGAGGACGCAAACGTGAGACAAGAGAGCGAGAGAAAAACCAGCGAGTAAAGCGACAATCCAGGACTATAGATACTCAGTCTCCCAAAGTAGTCCTCCACTAACCCCAGCAGGCAAAGCACCTTACACTACATATCACAACATACTCCTGctctactaaaaaaaaaaaaaaaattgtagcaTTGTGACACCAGTCTACGGGCGTCCTCTTAAAATCACTGCAGCCCACACGGCACGTAACAGCTCCAAGCGCTAGAAGATATTTAAGCATCGATCCACTGGGGATCGGCGAACCAGTTATGAATGTACCTCTTCTATTAGCACCAGTGCACAAATAAGAACCAAACAACGATGAATGTACAATCCTGCCACTCTAAAACAAAGGTTTCTCACCCAGAAGCGGCATGAAGTCGATAAATGTCAGCGCAGACGGACGCACATGCATTCTCGTGCGTCCTTTCACCGACCCGCACTTAGGGACCAAGATCACAGATCAGAGTTTCCTCCAACACGCATAGACACACGCAGACATCGACTCACTGCCTGGAGTAAAGTCGGCACTCGGTTTTCCGTCACAGTAAATAGTGTTAGGTGCTACCTTTTTTCGTAGGCTTTTTGTAATGCAATGAAAAAACCTCAGTCCCACATACCCCCCTCCCTTGTAAATGCCACTTAGAGACaggaaaagctgaaatgatctTTAATTTATATACAcgtttatagaaaaaaaaaatattttaaataagaatGTACATAGAAAGCTATATAAGTATATGGAAAGAGTGAGAGCCTGTGTGggggtgaagaaaaaaaaggagtgaaGTGGGCTTGGAGGCACCACTGACGTTTGGactcagatctttttttttttttcctatagattttttttttttctggatgatTTTTCCCTCTCTTGGCAGTATTCTCAGGTTTCCACTGCAACAAACCCCTCTCGGGCCACACAGCAAAGCGACGGCCATCCTGCAAGCGAGCGAGGGGGTGGACTCTTGTTGATCGCCGTGGTGGGGGGAGGCAGCAAACTCGCACACAGTAAAGACaggagaaggaagaaaaaaaaaaaacttttactctGCACTGCTGCTGCCAGCCCCCCCTCCGCCGAAAGAGACGAGGGGATGAACGCGAACACTAagcaaaaagagagagcaaGCCAAACGGACCGTGTGATGACGCGGGAAACACTGCCGGATGTTTTTGACCGGCGGTCAGTACAGCAGGAGGTCACTGATGTAACAGTGTTTCAGTTAGCTCAAGGCTGGGAGTGCGATGGTCCATATGCATCATAAACCCTCTCTGCTGGTTGGCGCAACTGTATTATTTTGTACATTTGGAGTTCCTACACCCAACATTTTTCCAAATATCAAGCACTTATACTTTCCTCTTTCTCACTTGACACTAGTCCAAGGCCAGACAGAGCTACCAgctgccccccccaccccccatgaGTTTTGCTTCCATGCCAGTAAGACTTCAGTCAGTCTGTATATTTTATTTCGTCATGTCTGTCACACAACCTCAGCCATAACTGTTTACAATTCATTCATGTACATAACACACTGTTCCGAAAGGGGAGGATCGCGTCTTACTCGGGGTGCTGTGCAGTTCTTGAGCAGAATGTGGAGGACCCGCTGCTTGCTGCTCAGGGAGATATCTGTAATCTCTTGTCCCTTTTATCGCAAGTGTCATCTTTTTAGCCTTGTACTCCTCACACCTTTGCACCTAAGACCCATAACCATAATCACTGTGGACGTAAGctctattttttttgtgaatgttAACCACAAAGTGTCAAAGCCCGTCTTTGTTTGTCCTGATGTTGTAAGATTCGAGTTCAgattgataaaacaaaacaaacaaacacaaacgcggaaaaaaaaaaaaaaatcagttagtGTTCAAAAGAAATTTTGTTATTGGCGTTTCATGTTTCTTTTGATGTGATTTCCTGTTGTTTGTCAGTCTTTTATCCACATTTTCTTCATGTGTCTCCACCTTTTTGTTCTCGTAAagtcagtgattttttttttttaattaaagatatttaggaaaaaaaagtgcaaacgaaaaaaatagtttgactcctcttttttttttcccccgtatGACAAAATGTACAAC
This genomic window from Fundulus heteroclitus isolate FHET01 chromosome 6, MU-UCD_Fhet_4.1, whole genome shotgun sequence contains:
- the LOC118563426 gene encoding nuclear receptor ROR-beta-like (The sequence of the model RefSeq protein was modified relative to this genomic sequence to represent the inferred CDS: added 7 bases not found in genome assembly); this encodes MRAQIEIIPCKICGDKSSGIHYGVITCEGCKGFFRRSQQNNAMYSCSRQRNCLIDRTNRNRCQHCRLQKCLALGMSRDAVKFGRMSKKQRDSLYAEVQKHQKSQECVGSNVPTALSLPREDGGCGSGADDGEEGLSQAYSSGGSTSTLSDLDDIAALPDLFDLPLTPEEASEYCSLELLGGGGASAGNTSNSSSSSSPSSSNQNSPQQTAMDSTDSCGSQLLLTHSLLGRGRSLLDQLPDDCSITDLEHITQSIVKSHLETCQYSADDMKRFTWVHYTPEETRAFQNKSAEWMWQQCAHHITNAIQYVVEFAKRIAGFMDLCQNDQIILLKAGCLEVLLIRMCRAFNSNNSTIFFNGKFASAPFFKALGCDDLVSAVFELGKGLCRLQLSDEEMALFSAAVLLSPDRHWLTEGQKVQKLQEKVYLALQHSLQKNGASEEKLDKMLSKLPVMKSICNLHVDKLEFFRLIHPETAYSFPPLYREVFGSEMPLPDSTNS